One window of Papaver somniferum cultivar HN1 chromosome 9, ASM357369v1, whole genome shotgun sequence genomic DNA carries:
- the LOC113311617 gene encoding uncharacterized protein LOC113311617: METQCRSLQGSCSNCQAPPHQLEVFNIGHVGDWREPYVSYLHDGMLPANKNDAAKMKQRAKRFVFHEGNLYRKSFGVHDNPRTWNEQLPIALWAYWAAPRISTGVSPYSLVYGADAILSAEIKILLARIAAASGVQWNEAEASSARIAELDTLDSKRTKAEEHSQAYRNRVSRAYDKAVKPRIFQVGDLVLKTAKHIPQDMSAPKFSPKWEGPYVVTKAYNSGYYKIVKEDGGKLEAVINKKWLKSYYA, translated from the exons ATGGAGACTCAATGTCGATCACTCCAAGGGTCTTGCTCCAACTGTCAAGCACCGCCACATCAATTGGAGGTCTTTAACATTGGCCACGTTGGGGACTGGCGAGAGCCATACGTCAGTTACCTCCACGACGGTATGCTCCCTGCCAATAAGAATGACGCAGCCAAGATGAAGCAAAGAGCCAAAAGATTCGTATTTCATGAAGGAAACCTATACCGTAAAAGCTTTGGAG TACatgataatcctcggacatggaACGAGCAATTACCCATAGCGCTATGGGCGTATTGGGCGGCACCTAGAATCTCTACTGGCGTTTCTCCATATTCACTCGTCTATGGCGCAGATGCAATTCTTTCAGCAGAGATTAAAATTCTGTTGGCTAGGATTGCGGCCGCAAGTGGAGTTCAATGGAATGAGGCTGAAGCATCGAGTGCCAGAATAGCGGAGCTAGATACTCTAGACTCCAAGAGAACTAAGGCAGAAGAACATTCTCAGGCATACAGAAATAGGGTCTCCAGAGCATATGATAAAGCCGTAAAACCTCGAATCTTTCAAGTAGGAGATCTGGTGTTGAAGACTGCTAAGCACATTCCgcaagacatgtccgcaccaaaattctctccaaaatgggaaggacctTATGTGGTCACAAAAGCctacaacagtgggtactacaagattGTCAAAGAAGATGGAGGAAAGTTGGAAGCGGTCATCAATAAAAAATGGCTCAAGTcatactacgcctga
- the LOC113311618 gene encoding transcription factor bHLH162-like, translating into MKNSSKCASSSSTCAAAAIDRETIEKNRRSHMKALCFKLVSLIPPTTSTHDNNHSSKKIIHIQELTKRIDKLKRKKDLLTATTLPNTDHCGDQDIITTNAAAVVAATSTCSLNTSTEICGNDLLDLPILQVRNFDSTTLEVVLITGMNKQFLYYQLITVLEEEGAEIVNASFATVDDKIFYTVHSQVTSYHADNIFRLVVAVVY; encoded by the exons ATGAAAAATTCAAGTAAatgtgcttcttcttcttctacttgtgCAGCAGCAGCAATTGATAGGGAAACCATTGAAAAGAATAGAAGAAGTCATATGAAAGCTCTTTGCTTCAAACTTGTCTCTCTTATCCCTCCCACTACTAGTACTCATGACAACAACCATTCCTCCAAGAAG ATAATTCACATACAAGAACTGACAAAGAGAATAGATAAACTCAAGAGAaagaaagatttattaacagcAACCACGTTGCCGAATACTGATCACTGTGGTGATCAAGATATTATAACTACcaatgctgctgctgttgttgctgctacttCTACTTGTTCATTAAATACGTCTACTGAGATTTGTGGTAACGATTTATTGGATTTGCCGATACTCCAAGTAAGGAACTTTGATAGCACTACTTTGGAAGTAGTTTTGATAACTGGGATGAACAAACAATTCTTGTACTATCAACTAATTACTGTCCTTGAAGAAGAAGGGGCTGAAATCGTCAATGCTAGTTTTGCTACTGTTGATGACAAGATTTTCTATACAGTTCATTCTCAGGTGACTTCATATCACGCCGATAACATTTTCCGGTTAGTAGTTGCCGTTGTATACTAA
- the LOC113310590 gene encoding MLO-like protein 6 isoform X2 — translation MRRNIVEKKGKVPLVSKTAIHQLHIFIFVLAVCHVLYCIFTMALGRAKMKKWNSWEKETKSAEYQFTHDPDRFRYARDTTFGRRHMSIWSRSTILLWITCFFRQFVRSVPKVDYLTLRHGFIMAHLAPQSAVQFDFQKYMRRSLEEDFKVVVGISPVLWFFSLLFLMASTNGWRSYLWLPFIPLLIVLAVGTKLQVIITQMGLHVQDRGDVVQGVPTVKPADDLFWFRSPRLILYLIHFVLFQNAFQVAFFIYTTYEFGLSSCYHQKAADVAIRISMGIFVQILCSYVTLPLYALVTQMGSNMKTAIFNPTVAVALKKWHHQAKKQIKESRKSTPTSSMPSTPHYGMSPVHLLHNKNNRSSEANSPQMSPMHRNYMGAANDHWDSESPSPMHDSSSHDNSRHNDPFRARLGPNEERRVSPSELIPMPNLPPVRSGNERSGERESTDQHEISIGSASTKHFSFGKRPSV, via the exons ATGCGGAGAAATATTGTGGAAAAAA AGGGAAAAGTACCACTTGTGTCAAAGACTGCCATCCATCAACTCCACATATTCATCTTTGTCTTGGCAGTCTGTCACGTGCTTTATTGTATATTTACCATGGCTCTCGGCAGGGCTAAG ATGAAAAAATGGAATAGTTGGGAAAAGGAAACTAAATCTGCCGAATATCAGTTCACACATG ATCCTGATAGATTTAGGTATGCAAGGGATACAACATTTGGGCGAAGGCATATGAGCATTTGGAGTAGATCCACGATTCTCCTCTGGATT ACGTGTTTCTTTAGGCAGTTCGTTAGATCAGTTCCTAAGGTAGATTATTTGACACTAAGACATGGTTTTATCATG GCACATTTGGCTCCACAAAGTGCTGTCCAATTTGATTTTCAGAAATACATGAGGAGGTCTCTTGAAGAGGACTTCAAAGTTGTTGTTGGAATTAG TCCAGTGCTCTGGTTCTTTTCCCTACTTTTCTTAATGGCCAGTACCAATG GATGGCGCTCTTACTTGTGGCTACCCTTTATTCCATTGCTG ATTGTACTCGCCGTAGGGACGAAATTACAAGTGATTATAACACAAATGGGTTTACATGTACAAGATAGAGGAGATGTGGTACAAGGAGTGCCCACAGTAAAACCAGCTGATGATTTGTTTTGGTTCAGAAGTCCTCGTCTCATTCTCTACTTGATTCATTTTGTTCTCTTTCAAAATGCATTTCAAGTGGCTTTCTTCATATATACTACT TATGAATTTGGGCTCAGTTCTTGCTATCACCAGAAAGCGGCAGATGTGGCTATCAGGATTTCAATGGG GATCTTTGTACAAATCCTATGCAGCTATGTCACTCTACCTCTCTATGCCTTGGTTACTCAG ATGGGTTCGAACATGAAGACCGCAATATTCAACCCAACTGTGGCAGTAGCATTAAAAAAATGGCATCATCAagcaaaaaaacaaataaaagaaagccGAAAAAGTACGCCAACTTCGAGTATGCCATCCACGCCACACTATGGCATGTCACCGGTACATCTCTTGCATAACAAAAACAATCGCAGTAGTGAAGCCAATAGCCCTCAGATGTCTCCTATGCATCGAAATTACATGGGTGCTGCAAACGATCATTGGGATAGCGAATCACCTTCCCCAATGCATGACAGTTCTAGTCATGACAATTCTAGACATAATGATCCATTTAGAGCTCGCCTTGGTCCAAATGAGGAAAGACGAGTCTCACCGTCTGAATTAATACCGATGCCAAATCTACCGCCCGTTAGAAGTGGCAATGAACGAAGTGGTGAACGGGAATCTACTGATCAACATGAGATTAGTATCGGTTCCGCTTCTACGAAACATTTCTCATTCGGTAAAAGACCAAGTGTGTGA
- the LOC113310590 gene encoding MLO-like protein 6 isoform X1: MADKTSYDRSLEETPTWAVAVVCFGIVLVSIVIEHVLELIGEWFHKKHKKALYEALLVVKTELMLLGFISLLLTFTQDYIIQLCIPKKVGNTWHPCPRDKEVESENNYAEKYCGKKGKVPLVSKTAIHQLHIFIFVLAVCHVLYCIFTMALGRAKMKKWNSWEKETKSAEYQFTHDPDRFRYARDTTFGRRHMSIWSRSTILLWITCFFRQFVRSVPKVDYLTLRHGFIMAHLAPQSAVQFDFQKYMRRSLEEDFKVVVGISPVLWFFSLLFLMASTNGWRSYLWLPFIPLLIVLAVGTKLQVIITQMGLHVQDRGDVVQGVPTVKPADDLFWFRSPRLILYLIHFVLFQNAFQVAFFIYTTYEFGLSSCYHQKAADVAIRISMGIFVQILCSYVTLPLYALVTQMGSNMKTAIFNPTVAVALKKWHHQAKKQIKESRKSTPTSSMPSTPHYGMSPVHLLHNKNNRSSEANSPQMSPMHRNYMGAANDHWDSESPSPMHDSSSHDNSRHNDPFRARLGPNEERRVSPSELIPMPNLPPVRSGNERSGERESTDQHEISIGSASTKHFSFGKRPSV; encoded by the exons ATGGCAGACAAGACTAGTTACGATCGTAGTTTAGAGGAAACCCCGACATGGGCTGTTGCAGTTGTTTGTTTTGGAATCGTTTTAGTTTCCATTGTTATCGAGCATGTTCTCGAGCTCATTGGAGAG TGGTTCCACAAGAAACACAAAAAAGCTCTCTATGAAGCACTACTAGTGGTCAAAACAG AGCTTATGTTACTGGGGTTTATATCACTGCTGCTAACATTTACACAAGATTATATAATCCAGCTTTGTATACCCAAAAAAGTTGGAAATACATGGCATCCTTGCCCAAGAGACAAAGAAGTCGAATCAGAGAATAATTATGCGGAGAAATATTGTGGAAAAAAG GGAAAAGTACCACTTGTGTCAAAGACTGCCATCCATCAACTCCACATATTCATCTTTGTCTTGGCAGTCTGTCACGTGCTTTATTGTATATTTACCATGGCTCTCGGCAGGGCTAAG ATGAAAAAATGGAATAGTTGGGAAAAGGAAACTAAATCTGCCGAATATCAGTTCACACATG ATCCTGATAGATTTAGGTATGCAAGGGATACAACATTTGGGCGAAGGCATATGAGCATTTGGAGTAGATCCACGATTCTCCTCTGGATT ACGTGTTTCTTTAGGCAGTTCGTTAGATCAGTTCCTAAGGTAGATTATTTGACACTAAGACATGGTTTTATCATG GCACATTTGGCTCCACAAAGTGCTGTCCAATTTGATTTTCAGAAATACATGAGGAGGTCTCTTGAAGAGGACTTCAAAGTTGTTGTTGGAATTAG TCCAGTGCTCTGGTTCTTTTCCCTACTTTTCTTAATGGCCAGTACCAATG GATGGCGCTCTTACTTGTGGCTACCCTTTATTCCATTGCTG ATTGTACTCGCCGTAGGGACGAAATTACAAGTGATTATAACACAAATGGGTTTACATGTACAAGATAGAGGAGATGTGGTACAAGGAGTGCCCACAGTAAAACCAGCTGATGATTTGTTTTGGTTCAGAAGTCCTCGTCTCATTCTCTACTTGATTCATTTTGTTCTCTTTCAAAATGCATTTCAAGTGGCTTTCTTCATATATACTACT TATGAATTTGGGCTCAGTTCTTGCTATCACCAGAAAGCGGCAGATGTGGCTATCAGGATTTCAATGGG GATCTTTGTACAAATCCTATGCAGCTATGTCACTCTACCTCTCTATGCCTTGGTTACTCAG ATGGGTTCGAACATGAAGACCGCAATATTCAACCCAACTGTGGCAGTAGCATTAAAAAAATGGCATCATCAagcaaaaaaacaaataaaagaaagccGAAAAAGTACGCCAACTTCGAGTATGCCATCCACGCCACACTATGGCATGTCACCGGTACATCTCTTGCATAACAAAAACAATCGCAGTAGTGAAGCCAATAGCCCTCAGATGTCTCCTATGCATCGAAATTACATGGGTGCTGCAAACGATCATTGGGATAGCGAATCACCTTCCCCAATGCATGACAGTTCTAGTCATGACAATTCTAGACATAATGATCCATTTAGAGCTCGCCTTGGTCCAAATGAGGAAAGACGAGTCTCACCGTCTGAATTAATACCGATGCCAAATCTACCGCCCGTTAGAAGTGGCAATGAACGAAGTGGTGAACGGGAATCTACTGATCAACATGAGATTAGTATCGGTTCCGCTTCTACGAAACATTTCTCATTCGGTAAAAGACCAAGTGTGTGA